A stretch of DNA from Paenibacillus albus:
TATTAAACCTAGAACACGCGGTTTTATCTGCACGACCGCTCATCCGACAGGCTGTGCCCTTCAAGTGCAGGAGCAAATCAACTATGTCAAAGAACATGCACCCATCCAAGGACCGAAGAACGTCCTCGTTATCGGCGCATCCGCGGGCTACGGCCTTGCATCCCGCATCGTAGCAGCTTTCGGCGCTGGTGCGAACACTGTCGGCATCTACCGCCAAGGCGAGAGCAAGAACGGCCGCACCGCATCTGCAGGCTGGTACAACTCCGCTGCATTCGAGCAAGCGGCGCAGGCAGCTGGATTGAAATCGTTCAGCGTAACTGGCGATGCTTTTACGGATGAGACGAAGCAGAAGGCAGTTGAGCTAATCCGCAAGGAACTCGGCCAAGTCGATCTCGTTGTATACAGCGTTGCATCTGCACGCAGAACCGACCCGCGTACAGGCGAAACGTTTAATTCGGTGCTAAAGCCGATCGGCGATACATATACGAACAAGACCGTTAACTTCCATACCGGCGAAGTGAGCATGGTGTCCATCGACCCGGCATCGGAGCAAGAAGTCGCGGATACCGTTCATGTTATGGGCGGCGACGACTGGCAGCTGTGGATTGATGCCTTGCAGCAAGGCGGCGCGCTCGCTGAAGGTGCTGTGACCGTATCTTACTCCTACATCGGCTCGCAGATCACGCAAGCGATCTACAGAGAAGGCTCCATCGGCCAAGCCAAAGACCATCTGGAAGCGACAGCTCAGAGACTCAGCGAGCAGTTGTCTTCCATCGGCGGCCACGCATACGTAACCGTCAGCAAAGCACTCGTTACACAGTCGAGCTCGGCAATCCCTGTCGTTCCGCTCTATATCTCCGCACTGTATAAAGTGATGAAGGAGAAAGGCATTCACGAGGGCTGCATCGAGCAAACGTACCGCTTGTTCGCAGAGCGTCTCTACACGGGCGGCGAAGTGCCGGTAGATGCTGAAGGCCGCATTCGCATCGACGACTGGGAGCTGCGCGAGGATGTGCAAGATGAAGTGTCGAAGCTATGGGCAGCGATGACAACGGAGAATATTAATGAAATGTCCGATCTGGAAGGCTATCGCAAAGAGTTCTTCCAGCTGTTCGGCTTCGAAACCGAAGGCGTCGATTATGAAGCTGAAGTGGAACCGACAGTTGATGCACCTAACATATTCTAATGCCGAATAGGCAGAGCAAACATAGAAACCCGCGTACACACAAAGTACGCGGGTTTCTCTTTTCACAGTGGACTCACCATAGGCTCAGCCCAATATTGATGATCCGTGGAAAGAATCGATTTCAAAAACTTCCCGGTATGCGAGGCTTCAACTGCAGCTACCTGCTCCGGCGTTCCTTGTGCAACGATCATCCCTCCGTCCCGTCCGCCATCAGGTCCCAGATCGATTAAGTAATCGGAAACCTTAATGACATCCAAGTGATGCTCGATAACGAGCACGGAATGGCCATTGTCAACCAACTGATTCATGCAGTCGATCAGCTTCTGAATATCCTGCAGATGCAGTCCGGTTGTCGGCTCGTCGAGAATATATAGATTATGCGAGCCGCGCTTCAGCTTACTGATCTCCGTCGCGAGCTTAATTCGCTGCGCCTCGCCACCGGAGAGAGTAGTAGAAGATTGGCCGAGCTTCAGGTAGCCTAAGCCCAGTTGATTTAACACATTTAATTTATGCAGAACGTACGGCTGATTAGCGAAGAACGTAACCGCTTCTTCAATGCTCATATCGAGCACTTGTGCGATGTTCCGACCATTCAACAGCACCTCGAGCACGTCGTTGTTGAACCGGGCTCCTTTGCAGGATGGACAGACCGACTCCACATCAGGCATAAACTGAAGCTGCGTCGTTATAATTCCTTCGCCCTGACAATGCTCGCAGCGCCCCGTCTTCTGGTTGAAGCTGAATTCGTTCTTGCCGACTCCGCGTTCTCTTGCTTCTTCTGTGTCAGCAAACAGCTCACGAATCCGGTCAAAGAATCCAACATACGTAGCCGGATTCGAGCGCGTGCTTCGGCCGATCGGAGATTGATCAATGTTGATGATCCCCGTCAGATGCTCAATCCCTTCGATGGAATCATGCTCGCCTGGGACGATACGCTGATCATGGAAGTGGGCGTAGAGCTGCTTATACATGACTTCATTAATAAGCGTGCTCTTGCCGGAACCGGACACGCCTGTGACGCATGTCATGACGCCAAGTGGAATATCCACGCTAATATTACGCAGATTGTTCGCTCTTGCGCCATTGATACGAAGCGATAGGCCTGAAGGTGCCCGCCGCTTGGAAGGCACTTCAATTCTTCTTGCACCGGTAAGAAAGGCGCCAGTCAATGAATCCTTCTGCTCCAGCAGCTCTAATGCCGTCCCCTGCGCGATTACTTGACCGCCCCGTTCGCCGGGTCCCGGTCCAATCTCGATAATATAATCCGCGCTGCGAATCGTATCAAGGTCATGCTCGACGACGATAATGGTGTTGCCAATATCGCGCAGCTTCTTCAATGTCTCCACGATTCGCATACTGTCTCTCGCATGCAGTCCGATGCTTGGCTCGTCCAGCACATAGAGCATCCCCATCAGGCCGGTGCTGATCTGCGTGGATAGCCGGATTCGCTGAGCCTCTCCGCCAGAGATCGTGTCCGATCTTCGACCCAGATGCAAATACTCAAGTCCAATGTCGATAAGCAGCTTCAACCTCGACGTAATCTCATTCACGATTTGCCCGGCCGCATGCTTCTTCTCTTCCGGGAACTGGACGCGATCAAGCAATGAATTCAGATCCTTCAAAGGCATGCTGCATAGCTCATGGATATCCTTCTCGTCGATGCGCACACAGAATCTTTGGGCTTTGAGCTTCTTGCCCTCGCATTCCGGACAAGCATGCTCCACCATGACCCTCTTGAAGAAATCACTATCCCCGATGCCGTTCTCGCCTCTTCGTTTAACATACTGCTTGTACCAACGGTTCACCTCATTGACGAGTCCGCCGTATTTTCTCAGCTTGCCTTCCTGGCTCTTCGCATGCTTAGGATGATCATCCGTAACCAACATCGGAAACTGCTCGCCACGGGTTCCGTTGAATAATCGGTCTACAAACTCATCCGGCAATTCGTTAAACGGAGTGTCGAGACTGAATCCGTAATGTGTAAATATGCTATGAAAGAACATGCCGCGATACGATTTCTTCGTACTGGGTCCGTACACATTATGGTCGAGTGCACCTTTACTAACGCTTTTCTCCGGACTCTTGATTAAGAAGCGCTTCTCTGTGCGCAAATAAGTTCCGATCCCGCCGCATGTCCGGCATGCGCTGCCCGGATCATTAAAGGAGAAGTAAGAGGGATGCAGCTCACCGATAACGAGATGATGCTCCGGGCAGCCAAAATTGCGATAAAACGCATCCATATCAACTTTTTTATCTTCCGAATTCGTAACCTCGAAGCGGATAAAGCCATCGCCGACCAGCTCCAGACTATTCTCAATCGTCTTGGCGAGCGATTTGAAAAGTCCCGGCATCACGACCACTTTATCAACGATGACTTCCATTCGATACTCCGTTTCATCATCGAGCTCGAGCGG
This window harbors:
- the fabV gene encoding enoyl-ACP reductase FabV — translated: MIIKPRTRGFICTTAHPTGCALQVQEQINYVKEHAPIQGPKNVLVIGASAGYGLASRIVAAFGAGANTVGIYRQGESKNGRTASAGWYNSAAFEQAAQAAGLKSFSVTGDAFTDETKQKAVELIRKELGQVDLVVYSVASARRTDPRTGETFNSVLKPIGDTYTNKTVNFHTGEVSMVSIDPASEQEVADTVHVMGGDDWQLWIDALQQGGALAEGAVTVSYSYIGSQITQAIYREGSIGQAKDHLEATAQRLSEQLSSIGGHAYVTVSKALVTQSSSAIPVVPLYISALYKVMKEKGIHEGCIEQTYRLFAERLYTGGEVPVDAEGRIRIDDWELREDVQDEVSKLWAAMTTENINEMSDLEGYRKEFFQLFGFETEGVDYEAEVEPTVDAPNIF
- the uvrA gene encoding excinuclease ABC subunit UvrA; this translates as MKKSIEVRGARQNNLKNIDVLIPREQLTVITGVSGSGKSSLAFEVIYGEGQRRFLESLSTFAKSRMSQLKKPDVDFVFGLSPVIAIEQKKGNSNPRSTVGTMTDMYDFMRLLFASSGEACCPFCQHPIATKSVNQMIDHVQTLPAGTELEVLAPIFKLYDEDYQTLFDEIRSKGFRSVKIDGEIHNLSDPLELDDETEYRMEVIVDKVVVMPGLFKSLAKTIENSLELVGDGFIRFEVTNSEDKKVDMDAFYRNFGCPEHHLVIGELHPSYFSFNDPGSACRTCGGIGTYLRTEKRFLIKSPEKSVSKGALDHNVYGPSTKKSYRGMFFHSIFTHYGFSLDTPFNELPDEFVDRLFNGTRGEQFPMLVTDDHPKHAKSQEGKLRKYGGLVNEVNRWYKQYVKRRGENGIGDSDFFKRVMVEHACPECEGKKLKAQRFCVRIDEKDIHELCSMPLKDLNSLLDRVQFPEEKKHAAGQIVNEITSRLKLLIDIGLEYLHLGRRSDTISGGEAQRIRLSTQISTGLMGMLYVLDEPSIGLHARDSMRIVETLKKLRDIGNTIIVVEHDLDTIRSADYIIEIGPGPGERGGQVIAQGTALELLEQKDSLTGAFLTGARRIEVPSKRRAPSGLSLRINGARANNLRNISVDIPLGVMTCVTGVSGSGKSTLINEVMYKQLYAHFHDQRIVPGEHDSIEGIEHLTGIINIDQSPIGRSTRSNPATYVGFFDRIRELFADTEEARERGVGKNEFSFNQKTGRCEHCQGEGIITTQLQFMPDVESVCPSCKGARFNNDVLEVLLNGRNIAQVLDMSIEEAVTFFANQPYVLHKLNVLNQLGLGYLKLGQSSTTLSGGEAQRIKLATEISKLKRGSHNLYILDEPTTGLHLQDIQKLIDCMNQLVDNGHSVLVIEHHLDVIKVSDYLIDLGPDGGRDGGMIVAQGTPEQVAAVEASHTGKFLKSILSTDHQYWAEPMVSPL